The Ananas comosus cultivar F153 linkage group 2, ASM154086v1, whole genome shotgun sequence genome contains a region encoding:
- the LOC109706512 gene encoding transcription factor bHLH35-like isoform X1 produces the protein MNSLFEPKSISLLFVCVYKGIHSSYPSQRSRGAMDDMKGEYDLYWETKRFLESEELESMWGIEQAISGSYASSSSSVDVVAPSSAAKNIMVERDRRRKLNERLYALRSAVPNITKLDKASTMMDAINYIQELQEQERRMQEEISKLESEKTSIRDVVPIIERDDLLVPQRKKRTTQSSSSLALGSSGSSSLEVTQLRVSKVGERASIVEITCNKRRGSMVKLCEVFHSLNLKIITANITCVPGSISHILLVESEGMENAQMREKVAAAVAEVDAPRSLMSNISLQ, from the exons ATGAATAGTTTGTTTGAACCAAAAAGCATCTCACttttgtttgtgtgtgtgtataaagGAATACATTCTTCGTATCCTTCGCAACGAAGTAGGGGCGCCATGGATGATATGAAGGGAGAATACGACTTGTACTGGGAGACGAAGCGCTTCCTCGAGAGTGAAGAGCTCGAAAG catgTGGGGAATAGAGCAGGCCATTTCGGGCTCCTACGCTTCGAGCTCTTCCTCCGTCGATGTCGTCGCGCCCTCCTCGGCCGCCAAGAACATCATGGTGGAGAGGGACCGGCGGAGGAAGCTCAACGAAAGGCTCTACGCCTTGCGAAGTGCGGTCCCGAACATTACAAAG TTGGACAAGGCATCAACCATGATGGATGCTATCAACTACATTCAGGAGCTTCAGGAGCAAGAGAGAAGGATGCAAGAAGAGATATCCAAACTCGAGTCGGAGAAAACATCGATCCGTGACGTCGTACCGATCATCGAGCGAGACGATCTCCTCGTTCcgcaaaggaagaagagaacTACGCAGAGCTCATCGTCGCTAGCTCTAGGGTCTTCGGGCTCGTCGTCGCTCGAAGTTACGCAA CTTAGGGTTTCTAAAGTTGGTGAGAGGGCTTCAATTGTTGAAATCACATGCAACAAGAGGAGGGGTAGCATGGTGAAGCTGTGTGAGGTTTTCCATTCTCTCAACCTCAAAATAATCACAGCAAACATCACCTGTGTTCCTGGAAGCATCTCACACATCCTTCTTGTTGag AGTGAGGGAATGGAAAATGCCCAGATGAGGGAAAAGGTCGCGGCCGCCGTCGCCGAAGTGGATGCTCCAAGAAGTCTTATGAGTAATATTAGTCTGCAGTAG
- the LOC109706441 gene encoding probable inactive purple acid phosphatase 28, whose translation MVSSNSHPWRRPLASSLLLLLLLVVALLLIFSLLLSPFLLPSRPVPRIKRTPHLPLRFRYDGSFKILQVADMHFGNGVVTRCRDVPPGELDRCSDLNTTRFLRRVIDAEKPDLIAFTGDNIFGASATDAAESLFKALRPAMESRLPWAAILGNHDQESTMTREELMSFMSLMDYSVSQVNPSGIAIDGFGNYNIRVHGPFGSGMANNSVLNLYFLDSGDRAVVSGVRTYGWIKESQLTWLRTTSHELQGISQAPALTFFHIPFPEVRDLWYKGFHGQFREGVACSSVNSGVLKTLISLGDVKAVFLGHDHLNDFCGNLDGMWVCYGGGFGYHGYGRVGWHRRTRVIYAELKKGKESWMGVEMIRTWKLLDDENLSRIDEQVLWRRGMR comes from the exons atggtgAGCTCCAACTCACATCCATGGCGTCGACCCCTtgcctcctctctcctcctcctcctcctccttgtcGTTGCTCTCCTCCTcatcttctccctcctcctctcccccttcCTCTTACCCTCGCGCCCCGTCCCCCGCATCAAGAGAACCCCCCATCTCCCCCTCCGCTTCCGCTACGACGGCTCCTTCAAGATCCTCCAG GTCGCCGACATGCATTTCGGGAACGGAGTGGTGACGAGGTGCCGAGATGTGCCCCCCGGTGAGCTTGATCGATGCTCGGATCTCAACACGACGCGGTTCTTGAGGAGGGTGATCGACGCTGAGAAGCCCGATCTCATCGCGTTCACAG GGGATAACATATTTGGGGCCAGTGCCACAGATGCAGCAGAGTCCCTATTCAAAGCCCTTAGACCTGCCATGGAATCCAGGCTACCATGGGCTGCAATCCTGGGCAACCATGACCAAGAATCCACCATGACTCGTGAGGAGCTCATGTCATTCATGTCCCTGATGGACTACTCTGTGTCCCAAGTCAATCCTTCTGGAATTGCAATCGATGGCTTTGGTAATTACAACATTAGGGTTCATGGTCCGTTTGGGTCGGGGATGGCTAACAATAGTGTGCTTAATCTCTACTTCCTTGATAGTGGTGATCGCGCAGTAGTTAGTGGAGTTAGAACTTATGGATGGATCAAGGAATCTCAACTCACGTGGCTCCGTACTACTTCACACGAGCTTCAG GGGATTTCCCAAGCACCAGCCCTTACATTTTTTCACATCCCATTTCCAGAAGTTCGAGACTTGTGGTACAAGGGTTTCCATGGCCAATTCCGGGAGGGCGTTGCCTGTTCATCGGTGAACTCCGGAGTCCTAAAAACCCTAATCTCTCTCGGAGATGTCAAAGCTGTATTTCTTGGCCACGATCATCTCAATGACTTTTGTGGCAACTTAGACGGTATGTGGGTGTGTTATGGGGGAGGTTTTGGGTACCATGGGTATGGGAGAGTGGGGTGGCATAGAAGGACTAGGGTTATTTATGCTGAGCTTAAGAAAGGGAAAGAGTCATGGATGGGTGTCGAGATGATTAGGACATGGAAGCTTTTGGATGATGAAAATCTTTCCAGGATTGATGAGCAAGTTCTCTGGCGCCGTGGAATGAGATGA
- the LOC109706512 gene encoding transcription factor bHLH35-like isoform X2, protein MDDMKGEYDLYWETKRFLESEELESMWGIEQAISGSYASSSSSVDVVAPSSAAKNIMVERDRRRKLNERLYALRSAVPNITKLDKASTMMDAINYIQELQEQERRMQEEISKLESEKTSIRDVVPIIERDDLLVPQRKKRTTQSSSSLALGSSGSSSLEVTQLRVSKVGERASIVEITCNKRRGSMVKLCEVFHSLNLKIITANITCVPGSISHILLVESEGMENAQMREKVAAAVAEVDAPRSLMSNISLQ, encoded by the exons ATGGATGATATGAAGGGAGAATACGACTTGTACTGGGAGACGAAGCGCTTCCTCGAGAGTGAAGAGCTCGAAAG catgTGGGGAATAGAGCAGGCCATTTCGGGCTCCTACGCTTCGAGCTCTTCCTCCGTCGATGTCGTCGCGCCCTCCTCGGCCGCCAAGAACATCATGGTGGAGAGGGACCGGCGGAGGAAGCTCAACGAAAGGCTCTACGCCTTGCGAAGTGCGGTCCCGAACATTACAAAG TTGGACAAGGCATCAACCATGATGGATGCTATCAACTACATTCAGGAGCTTCAGGAGCAAGAGAGAAGGATGCAAGAAGAGATATCCAAACTCGAGTCGGAGAAAACATCGATCCGTGACGTCGTACCGATCATCGAGCGAGACGATCTCCTCGTTCcgcaaaggaagaagagaacTACGCAGAGCTCATCGTCGCTAGCTCTAGGGTCTTCGGGCTCGTCGTCGCTCGAAGTTACGCAA CTTAGGGTTTCTAAAGTTGGTGAGAGGGCTTCAATTGTTGAAATCACATGCAACAAGAGGAGGGGTAGCATGGTGAAGCTGTGTGAGGTTTTCCATTCTCTCAACCTCAAAATAATCACAGCAAACATCACCTGTGTTCCTGGAAGCATCTCACACATCCTTCTTGTTGag AGTGAGGGAATGGAAAATGCCCAGATGAGGGAAAAGGTCGCGGCCGCCGTCGCCGAAGTGGATGCTCCAAGAAGTCTTATGAGTAATATTAGTCTGCAGTAG